Proteins found in one candidate division KSB1 bacterium genomic segment:
- a CDS encoding NAD(P)/FAD-dependent oxidoreductase, which yields MNSAHDKNRSANTHQVVIIGGGFGGLYAAKFLKRTPVCVTLLDRRNFHLFQPLLYQVATGGLSPGDISAPLRSVLKSHKNVTVILGEAVDIDPSNRVVKLIDGEIHYDTLVVATGVKHHYFGNDQWSDIAPGLKTIEDALNIRSRILLAFEAAEREHDPEIRKAWQTFVLIGGGPTGVELAGALGELSRATLKHDFRNINPGDSKIILVEATDRILQSYPLNLSIQAERALTKLGVTIECNSMVTEIEPGTLHLQQKEKTVKLQTKTVLWTAGVQASSFTQKLVERTEAKADQYGRIYVQKDLSIEGYPEILVIGDSANFSHQTGNPLPGVSPVAMKQGLYAARLIRNRIAGKDVSPFKYFNKGNLAVIGRNAAVADLGFLKFHGFFAWLLWIFIHIAYLIEFDNRVLVLFQWATNYFTRKRGARLITGEYSK from the coding sequence TTGAACTCGGCGCACGATAAAAATCGATCTGCAAATACCCATCAAGTTGTTATTATTGGTGGTGGTTTCGGGGGGCTTTATGCCGCGAAATTCTTAAAGCGAACTCCTGTTTGTGTAACCTTACTCGATCGTCGAAATTTTCATCTTTTCCAACCGCTCCTTTACCAGGTAGCGACGGGTGGGCTTTCTCCAGGTGATATTAGCGCGCCATTGCGATCAGTCCTTAAATCTCACAAAAACGTTACAGTAATATTAGGAGAAGCAGTTGATATTGATCCATCTAACCGGGTTGTGAAATTAATTGATGGTGAAATTCATTATGATACCCTCGTTGTGGCAACGGGAGTCAAGCACCATTATTTTGGCAATGACCAATGGTCTGATATTGCGCCGGGGCTAAAAACCATAGAAGATGCGCTTAATATCCGCAGTCGAATCTTACTGGCATTCGAAGCGGCCGAACGCGAGCATGATCCAGAGATTCGCAAAGCCTGGCAAACCTTTGTGTTGATTGGTGGCGGACCGACCGGAGTTGAATTAGCAGGGGCTTTGGGCGAATTATCACGAGCCACGTTAAAACATGATTTTCGTAATATCAATCCCGGCGACAGTAAGATTATTCTGGTTGAAGCAACTGATCGAATTTTGCAATCTTATCCACTTAATCTATCAATACAAGCTGAGAGGGCACTTACAAAGTTAGGCGTTACCATTGAATGCAACAGCATGGTTACAGAAATAGAACCCGGCACATTACACCTTCAGCAAAAAGAGAAAACCGTAAAATTACAAACCAAAACGGTTCTGTGGACCGCTGGAGTTCAAGCATCGTCATTTACCCAAAAACTGGTCGAACGAACCGAAGCAAAAGCCGATCAATATGGCAGAATTTATGTGCAGAAAGATTTATCCATTGAAGGATATCCTGAGATCCTGGTCATCGGCGATTCGGCTAATTTTTCTCATCAGACGGGTAACCCTTTGCCTGGTGTTAGTCCGGTAGCCATGAAACAAGGCCTGTATGCAGCTCGATTAATCCGAAATAGAATTGCAGGGAAAGATGTCTCTCCTTTTAAATATTTCAATAAGGGTAACCTGGCCGTCATCGGTAGAAATGCGGCTGTCGCCGATTTGGGTTTTTTAAAATTCCATGGCTTTTTTGCCTGGCTGCTTTGGATTTTTATCCATATTGCCTACCTCATTGAATTTGACAACCGAGTCTTAGTACTATTTCAATGGGCCACGAATTATTTTACCCGCAAGCGAGGCGCTAGATTGATAACCGGGGAATACTCAAAATAA